The following are from one region of the Candidatus Protochlamydia phocaeensis genome:
- a CDS encoding prolyl oligopeptidase family serine peptidase, which yields MKKTVVAVLLACVMGLSMAQVGTGLLWQTSFASSSQSSDPFEWLENEDAPHTLEWLKKQDELASAYFDSEAGREALYQELLALSSYEMRGLPVKRGNKVFFTKQERGQKQKSLYVQEKGQQPSLIIDPNRLSEEGTYSLTQYEVSQDGLWVAYGLSQAGSDWEEWFIYNVEMGKTLEETLKWIKFAKPVWSPGQQGLFYSRYLEPAKERGFFDKLSHNQLYYHRLGTSQAEDRLIYESPDHPDWVLRDFQITSDERYMLFRVSRGIDICNGIYALALQSDQWNFQAIDAFLPLGLAAFDFLGEVDGYFYFKTNYQAPRGKIIAFAYGETSPEKWIDIIKEDPRHSIENVCLAGQYLAVSYLQDVCACLKIFDLKGTFEREISLPGKGSLALRGSLNEAELFYGYMNFLTPLAIMSVEVASGQQSVFFKPELKWEPTDYTIKQVFYPSRDGTLIPLFLAHRKDLAPTSQTPVLLYGYGGFSISLAPFFDPLYMAWMQKGGVFALANIRGGGEYGAEWHAAGRLDRKQTCFDDFITAAEWLIKQGYTNPSKLAMIGRSNGGLLVGACLIQRPELFRAAIVGVGVLDMLKFHRFTIGGSWIYEYGSPDNPQDRAYLQAYSPYHNVKRNVAYPSTLILTGDHDDRVAPAHSFKFAAALQDAQEGREKTHPVLLRIARQVGHGAGRTVEQKCLESTDILQFLFKELKGKDGAR from the coding sequence ATGAAAAAAACAGTCGTCGCTGTCCTGCTTGCTTGCGTGATGGGTCTTTCAATGGCGCAGGTGGGAACGGGATTATTATGGCAAACCTCTTTTGCCTCTTCTAGTCAATCGTCCGACCCTTTTGAATGGCTGGAAAATGAGGATGCGCCTCATACCTTAGAATGGTTAAAAAAGCAAGACGAGCTAGCTTCTGCCTATTTCGATAGCGAAGCTGGACGGGAGGCCCTTTATCAAGAGCTTCTCGCTCTATCCAGCTATGAGATGAGGGGACTTCCTGTCAAGCGAGGGAATAAAGTTTTTTTTACAAAGCAAGAACGCGGACAGAAGCAAAAATCGCTTTATGTGCAAGAGAAAGGCCAGCAGCCGAGCTTGATTATAGATCCCAATCGCCTTAGTGAAGAAGGGACGTATTCTTTGACCCAGTATGAAGTCAGCCAAGACGGCTTGTGGGTGGCTTATGGCTTATCGCAGGCAGGATCGGATTGGGAAGAATGGTTTATTTACAATGTAGAAATGGGCAAAACCTTAGAAGAAACCTTGAAATGGATTAAATTTGCCAAGCCTGTTTGGTCGCCTGGTCAGCAAGGATTATTTTATAGCCGCTATTTAGAGCCGGCAAAAGAGCGCGGTTTTTTTGATAAACTATCGCATAATCAGCTTTATTATCATCGATTGGGCACTTCTCAGGCGGAAGATCGGTTAATTTATGAATCTCCCGATCATCCAGATTGGGTCTTGCGGGATTTTCAAATCACTTCGGATGAACGCTATATGCTTTTTCGCGTAAGCCGAGGAATTGATATATGCAACGGCATTTATGCCCTTGCGCTTCAATCGGACCAATGGAATTTCCAGGCGATAGATGCCTTCCTTCCTTTGGGATTAGCCGCTTTTGATTTTCTAGGCGAAGTGGACGGCTATTTCTATTTTAAAACGAATTATCAGGCTCCGCGTGGCAAGATTATCGCCTTTGCTTACGGGGAAACCTCTCCTGAGAAGTGGATTGATATTATAAAAGAAGATCCGCGCCATAGCATCGAGAATGTTTGCCTTGCTGGGCAGTACCTTGCGGTGTCTTATTTGCAAGATGTATGCGCATGCCTGAAGATATTTGATTTGAAAGGCACTTTCGAACGTGAGATTTCCTTGCCGGGCAAGGGAAGCTTGGCTCTTCGCGGCAGCCTAAATGAAGCAGAGCTATTTTACGGATATATGAATTTTCTAACCCCGCTTGCCATCATGAGCGTAGAAGTGGCCAGCGGCCAGCAAAGCGTATTTTTCAAGCCTGAATTAAAGTGGGAGCCCACTGACTACACCATTAAGCAGGTATTTTATCCAAGCCGGGACGGCACCCTTATTCCGCTCTTTCTTGCGCATCGCAAAGACCTTGCTCCTACCTCGCAAACGCCTGTTCTGCTGTATGGATATGGAGGATTTTCCATTTCGCTTGCGCCTTTCTTCGATCCGCTTTATATGGCTTGGATGCAGAAGGGCGGCGTCTTCGCTTTGGCAAATATTAGAGGCGGGGGCGAATATGGTGCTGAATGGCATGCCGCTGGTCGGCTTGATCGCAAGCAAACATGTTTTGATGACTTTATCACAGCTGCCGAATGGCTGATCAAGCAAGGCTATACAAATCCGAGCAAGTTGGCCATGATCGGACGCAGCAATGGCGGATTATTGGTTGGAGCTTGTTTAATTCAAAGGCCGGAGCTCTTTCGTGCAGCGATTGTCGGAGTGGGCGTCTTGGATATGTTGAAGTTCCACCGCTTTACCATTGGGGGAAGCTGGATCTATGAGTATGGATCGCCGGACAATCCCCAGGACCGCGCTTACTTGCAGGCTTATTCTCCTTACCACAATGTCAAGCGGAATGTGGCCTATCCTTCCACGTTAATTTTAACCGGAGACCATGACGACAGAGTCGCGCCCGCCCATAGTTTTAAATTTGCCGCCGCTTTGCAAGACGCCCAGGAGGGACGAGAAAAGACTCACCCCGTTCTCTTACGCATTGCACGCCAGGTTGGCCATGGCGCTGGCAGAACGGTAGAACAAAAATGCCTGGAATCGACCGATATTTTGCAATTCCTCTTCAAAGAATTGAAGGGAAAAGACGGCGCACGCTAG
- a CDS encoding MBL fold metallo-hydrolase — protein sequence MLIQAFPSGPFSTNAYVAACPLTKAAAIIDPAPESAAAIQTFLNQQALTCKHILLTHSHWDHIADVGALKSFYHARVYIHSLDALNLEHPGSDGLPCWISIEGVQPDVLIEEGSLIQIGHLSFTVLHTPGHTPGGVCFYESKEAVLFSGDTLFKGTIGNLSFPTSQPALMWPSLAKLAQLPPQTKVYPGHGPATTIGAETWLPHAQELFE from the coding sequence ATGCTCATTCAAGCTTTTCCATCAGGCCCTTTTTCAACTAATGCTTATGTCGCAGCCTGTCCTTTGACCAAAGCGGCCGCCATCATTGATCCGGCTCCCGAATCAGCGGCTGCTATCCAGACTTTTCTTAATCAGCAAGCGTTGACATGCAAGCATATTTTATTGACTCACTCCCATTGGGATCACATAGCGGATGTCGGTGCATTAAAATCTTTTTATCATGCACGCGTTTATATTCATTCATTGGATGCCCTCAATTTAGAGCATCCAGGATCAGATGGATTACCTTGTTGGATATCTATAGAAGGCGTTCAACCTGATGTATTGATTGAAGAAGGCTCTCTTATCCAAATAGGCCATTTATCTTTTACCGTTTTGCATACGCCTGGCCATACGCCCGGTGGCGTGTGTTTTTATGAAAGCAAGGAAGCGGTTTTATTTTCAGGAGATACCTTGTTTAAAGGGACGATTGGCAATTTATCTTTTCCCACGAGCCAGCCTGCTCTAATGTGGCCTTCTCTGGCTAAACTCGCCCAGCTTCCTCCGCAAACAAAAGTTTATCCAGGCCACGGCCCCGCCACTACGATTGGTGCCGAGACATGGCTGCCTCACGCTCAAGAATTATTTGAATAA
- a CDS encoding peroxiredoxin: MGVLVGKHAPDFKAQAIVGGKIVQDFSLLHFRGKYVVLFFYPLDFTFVCPTELHAFQERLEEFEKRHAQVIGCSVDSCYSHLAWLNTPKNKGGIEGIDYPLISDLNKTIARDYDVLIPHEGIAYRGLFLIDKEGIVRHQVVNDLPLGRSVDEAIRILDALLYFEKHGEVCPANWSQGKKAFKPSHEDLANYFNSNSPSHSAS, from the coding sequence ATGGGAGTTTTAGTTGGTAAGCATGCACCGGATTTTAAAGCGCAAGCTATTGTAGGAGGAAAAATTGTCCAAGACTTTTCTCTTTTGCATTTTAGAGGAAAATATGTCGTCCTCTTTTTTTATCCTTTAGATTTTACCTTTGTTTGCCCGACAGAATTGCATGCCTTTCAAGAACGCTTAGAAGAATTTGAGAAGCGCCATGCGCAAGTCATTGGCTGCTCAGTTGACAGCTGTTATTCACACCTTGCCTGGCTCAATACGCCTAAAAATAAAGGCGGAATCGAAGGCATTGACTACCCATTGATTTCCGACTTGAATAAGACAATTGCCCGCGATTATGATGTCCTCATTCCTCATGAAGGCATTGCCTATCGCGGCCTATTCCTCATCGATAAAGAAGGCATCGTCCGCCATCAAGTCGTCAACGATCTTCCCTTGGGCCGCTCAGTCGACGAAGCGATCCGCATCCTCGATGCCCTTCTATATTTTGAAAAGCATGGCGAGGTCTGCCCAGCTAACTGGAGCCAAGGCAAGAAAGCGTTTAAGCCTTCGCATGAAGATTTGGCCAATTATTTCAATTCCAATTCCCCCTCCCATTCTGCTTCTTAG
- a CDS encoding MORN repeat-containing protein: MSFPNYSGYFFHSSTNQVYYLQGYSAHPYYPSVPQVSVPLQPQLGFLPQPMQTHPLSASSIPLQERNWQPNPSQPNEEKMKKVSIEALLNDSDTTPCLNEQAWMTSFPSDLVGKTKDQRPYLRGKFVLQGSTFEGVLIDLKKEGHGKLTYPNGDCYEGEFRADQKEGHGKLTYAGGDYYEGPFKNDRFEGKGLYVFADNTAYEGKFVDGKLEGEVRVCAHFNPSTPKRFWRRVWFKNGQPQMFFMPSPNQPCDIQRWYFPNQSK, encoded by the coding sequence ATGAGTTTTCCTAATTATTCTGGTTATTTTTTTCATTCTTCTACAAATCAGGTTTATTATCTGCAAGGCTATTCCGCCCATCCTTATTATCCCTCTGTCCCTCAAGTTTCTGTCCCTCTCCAACCTCAGCTGGGATTTTTACCCCAACCCATGCAAACACATCCTCTTTCTGCTTCTTCCATTCCGCTGCAGGAGAGAAATTGGCAGCCTAATCCTTCCCAACCTAATGAAGAAAAGATGAAAAAAGTCAGCATCGAGGCGTTGCTAAACGACAGCGACACAACTCCTTGCTTAAACGAGCAAGCATGGATGACGTCCTTTCCCTCAGACTTGGTTGGAAAAACAAAAGATCAGCGCCCTTACTTGCGAGGAAAGTTTGTCTTACAGGGAAGTACGTTTGAAGGTGTGTTAATTGATCTAAAAAAGGAAGGGCATGGCAAATTGACCTATCCCAATGGAGACTGCTATGAAGGGGAATTTCGTGCTGACCAAAAAGAAGGGCATGGCAAATTAACGTATGCCGGTGGAGATTATTATGAAGGGCCATTCAAGAATGATCGCTTTGAAGGAAAAGGGCTATATGTTTTTGCAGATAATACAGCTTATGAGGGGAAATTTGTAGATGGCAAATTAGAAGGAGAAGTCCGCGTATGTGCGCATTTTAACCCATCTACGCCCAAAAGATTCTGGAGAAGGGTGTGGTTTAAAAATGGACAACCCCAAATGTTTTTTATGCCCTCTCCTAACCAGCCCTGCGATATTCAAAGATGGTATTTTCCCAATCAAAGCAAGTGA
- the asd gene encoding archaetidylserine decarboxylase (Phosphatidylserine decarboxylase is synthesized as a single chain precursor. Generation of the pyruvoyl active site from a Ser is coupled to cleavage of a Gly-Ser bond between the larger (beta) and smaller (alpha chains). It is an integral membrane protein.) — protein sequence MTDIIYIDRLTGQKKVEKVYKGKALSLLYGDKWYNRLLGCALLPLVAKRSLFSSLYGFLQKRPFSAKKINPFIKTFEVDASEFLEPVSQFRSFNDFFIRRLQPKARPLAAGDDIAVMPADGRYYFYQDIDQCEGFIVKGKKFDLSALLGSETLAQAYSGASMVMARLCPSDYHRFHFPCDCRPGQTALINGHFYSVNPLAVKKNLHIFTENKRTLCELETRAFGRVLYLEIGATNVGSIQETYTPFKWHVKGEEKGYFEFGGSSLILLFPKGAIQFDADLLEATQQGFEMRCLMGQRMGRRLISPNHLL from the coding sequence ATGACAGATATTATCTATATTGATCGGTTGACAGGTCAAAAAAAAGTGGAAAAGGTCTATAAAGGAAAAGCTTTAAGCCTCCTTTATGGAGATAAGTGGTACAACCGCCTACTAGGCTGTGCTCTTCTACCGCTTGTGGCAAAAAGGTCTTTATTTTCTTCCTTATATGGCTTTTTGCAAAAACGACCGTTCAGCGCAAAGAAAATTAATCCTTTTATTAAGACTTTTGAAGTGGACGCCTCCGAGTTTTTAGAGCCCGTTTCCCAGTTCCGCTCATTCAATGATTTTTTTATTCGGCGCCTTCAGCCCAAAGCGCGTCCATTGGCGGCAGGCGACGATATTGCGGTGATGCCGGCAGATGGCCGCTATTATTTTTACCAGGATATCGATCAGTGCGAAGGGTTTATCGTCAAAGGCAAAAAATTTGATTTATCTGCTTTATTGGGAAGCGAAACGCTTGCACAGGCCTATTCTGGAGCAAGCATGGTCATGGCCCGTTTATGCCCGTCCGATTATCATCGCTTCCACTTTCCTTGCGATTGCAGGCCCGGCCAAACCGCTTTGATCAACGGCCATTTTTACTCCGTTAATCCCTTGGCTGTGAAAAAAAATCTGCACATTTTCACGGAAAATAAGCGGACGCTATGCGAATTAGAGACCCGCGCTTTTGGCCGTGTCCTCTATTTAGAAATCGGAGCGACCAATGTAGGAAGTATTCAAGAAACCTATACGCCTTTTAAGTGGCATGTTAAAGGAGAGGAAAAAGGGTATTTTGAATTCGGAGGATCTTCACTCATCCTACTTTTCCCCAAAGGAGCCATTCAATTCGATGCCGACCTTTTGGAGGCGACCCAGCAGGGCTTTGAAATGCGCTGCCTAATGGGACAGCGCATGGGAAGACGTTTAATTTCTCCAAATCACTTGCTTTGA
- the mnmE gene encoding tRNA uridine-5-carboxymethylaminomethyl(34) synthesis GTPase MnmE, with product MEFIHQPYYPGETIAAIATPPGEGGVAIIRISGDEALSVASRVFSGPVTTYRTHTAHFGQIRNAKGEHVDDVLLLVMLGKRSYTGESTVEIHCHGGSLITRRVLEVVLEAGARAALPGEFTFKAFMNGKLDLAQAEAVQELICAKNERALEAAESQLKGSLSQKIEGFQQSLTQTAAILEAWVDFPEEGLEFATMDEICQDIDAICQEMQKLADTFHNGKILHDGLSLCLVGCPNVGKSSLMNALLDKDRAIVSPIPGTTRDVLEDHMRLNGLHLKLSDTAGIREAHESIEQEGIRRSKQAMQQSDLILLVLDAHKGLDEEDQLLLEQVPKDKTIVIWNKIDLPHPALPALNVPHLIHLSAKQKKGLDELHKAIDAVIWQNGPPSKEEILITNIRHKEALIESIAAAHRVKDGLHLGVSPEFLTMDMRYCLSEMGKIIGTNITEDILSAIFSKFCIGK from the coding sequence ATGGAATTTATTCATCAGCCTTATTATCCAGGAGAAACCATTGCCGCTATTGCGACCCCGCCGGGAGAGGGAGGGGTAGCTATTATTCGCATTTCAGGCGATGAGGCCCTATCTGTCGCTTCCCGAGTCTTTTCCGGTCCCGTCACGACTTACCGCACCCATACCGCTCATTTCGGGCAAATCCGCAATGCAAAGGGAGAGCATGTAGATGACGTTTTACTGCTTGTTATGCTGGGCAAACGCTCTTATACGGGAGAGAGCACCGTCGAAATTCACTGCCATGGCGGCAGCTTGATTACAAGGCGCGTTTTGGAAGTCGTTTTAGAAGCGGGCGCCCGTGCAGCCCTTCCGGGAGAGTTCACCTTCAAAGCCTTCATGAACGGTAAATTAGACTTAGCTCAAGCTGAAGCTGTCCAAGAACTGATTTGCGCAAAAAATGAGCGGGCATTAGAAGCGGCCGAAAGCCAGCTCAAAGGCTCTTTATCTCAGAAAATAGAAGGCTTTCAACAGTCCTTGACGCAAACGGCCGCTATTCTAGAAGCCTGGGTAGATTTCCCGGAAGAAGGGCTCGAATTTGCCACCATGGATGAGATTTGCCAAGACATCGACGCCATTTGCCAGGAAATGCAAAAACTGGCCGATACGTTCCATAATGGAAAAATCCTTCACGATGGGCTTTCCCTGTGTTTGGTCGGCTGTCCGAATGTCGGCAAATCTTCTTTGATGAATGCCTTGCTGGACAAAGACCGCGCCATTGTTTCTCCCATTCCGGGGACGACGCGCGATGTATTGGAAGATCACATGCGTTTGAACGGTCTGCACCTTAAACTGAGCGATACAGCAGGCATTCGCGAAGCGCATGAAAGCATAGAACAAGAAGGAATTAGACGCTCTAAACAAGCCATGCAGCAATCCGATCTCATTTTATTAGTCCTCGATGCCCACAAAGGATTGGATGAAGAAGACCAACTGCTTTTAGAACAAGTCCCTAAAGATAAGACCATTGTCATTTGGAATAAAATCGATCTTCCGCATCCTGCGCTGCCCGCCCTAAACGTTCCGCATCTCATTCATCTATCCGCTAAGCAAAAAAAAGGATTAGATGAGCTGCATAAAGCCATCGATGCCGTCATCTGGCAAAACGGGCCGCCTTCAAAAGAAGAGATTTTAATTACAAATATCAGGCATAAAGAAGCCTTGATTGAATCCATCGCTGCCGCCCACCGCGTCAAGGACGGATTGCATTTAGGCGTTTCCCCTGAATTCTTGACAATGGATATGCGCTACTGCTTAAGCGAAATGGGAAAAATCATAGGGACCAATATTACGGAAGATATTCTATCGGCAATTTTTTCTAAATTTTGTATTGGAAAATGA
- the nth gene encoding endonuclease III, giving the protein MTKREIVKKIQKILNTLYPAPPIPLQHRDSYTLLIAVLLSAHCTDARVNKVTPILFAKASTPQEMVKLPVDEIERIVHSCGLGPRKAQAIWDLSQILLDKYQGQVPASFEALESLPGVGHKTASVVMSQAFHHPAFPVDTHIHRCAKRWGLSSGKSVKQTEKDLKALFPEKDWNRLHLQLIYFGREYCQARNHQASLCPICSWLQPELEKSVST; this is encoded by the coding sequence ATGACAAAGCGCGAAATCGTTAAGAAAATTCAAAAGATTTTAAACACTCTTTATCCTGCGCCCCCCATTCCCTTGCAGCATCGGGATAGCTATACCTTATTGATCGCCGTGCTTTTGTCCGCCCATTGCACCGATGCCCGCGTCAACAAAGTGACGCCTATTCTATTTGCCAAAGCGTCTACTCCCCAAGAAATGGTCAAGCTGCCCGTAGATGAAATTGAACGCATTGTTCACTCTTGCGGCCTAGGTCCGCGCAAAGCCCAGGCCATTTGGGACCTTTCGCAGATCCTCCTGGATAAATACCAAGGGCAGGTTCCTGCAAGTTTTGAGGCATTGGAATCCTTACCAGGCGTAGGCCATAAAACAGCCTCGGTTGTCATGTCGCAGGCTTTTCATCATCCGGCTTTTCCCGTTGACACGCACATTCATCGTTGTGCAAAACGCTGGGGGCTAAGCAGCGGCAAAAGCGTTAAGCAAACAGAAAAGGACCTCAAGGCCCTTTTTCCAGAAAAAGATTGGAACCGCTTGCATTTGCAATTGATTTATTTTGGACGAGAATACTGCCAGGCGCGCAACCATCAAGCTTCGCTTTGCCCAATCTGTTCTTGGCTGCAGCCCGAACTAGAAAAATCAGTTTCCACATAA
- the ruvA gene encoding Holliday junction branch migration protein RuvA codes for MFAYLKGVLTLSQPSQAVVEVNGVGYILFIPSRVYGELPPLGQAVQFYTSFVVREFSHALYGFLSCQERDIFEVLMNISGVGPKLALSLIGHLSFAELQSAVINQNVPTLCRVPGVGKKTAERLIVELKDKLPSLAALDPSEYAVDHQADPKAKHIQDAMLALINLGYNQTTAQKAVKQSLKDLSEDSDLATLIRVALKHV; via the coding sequence ATGTTTGCCTATTTAAAAGGTGTTTTGACGCTTTCGCAGCCTTCGCAAGCTGTGGTGGAAGTTAATGGAGTGGGATATATTCTTTTTATTCCTAGCCGGGTTTATGGAGAACTTCCCCCGCTTGGTCAAGCGGTCCAATTTTATACATCTTTTGTTGTACGCGAGTTTTCTCATGCCTTATATGGCTTCTTGAGCTGTCAAGAACGCGATATTTTTGAAGTATTGATGAATATTTCCGGGGTTGGGCCTAAGTTGGCTTTAAGCCTTATCGGTCATCTGTCTTTTGCCGAACTGCAATCGGCTGTCATTAATCAGAATGTGCCAACTTTATGCCGGGTTCCCGGCGTCGGCAAAAAGACGGCAGAGCGCTTAATTGTTGAATTAAAAGATAAACTACCCTCTCTTGCCGCCTTGGACCCTAGCGAATATGCCGTCGATCATCAAGCAGATCCCAAGGCTAAGCATATCCAAGACGCCATGCTTGCCCTAATCAATTTGGGCTACAACCAGACAACGGCCCAAAAAGCTGTTAAGCAAAGTTTAAAAGATCTTTCCGAAGATAGCGATTTGGCTACGTTGATCAGAGTCGCTCTAAAACATGTTTAA
- the ruvC gene encoding crossover junction endodeoxyribonuclease RuvC — translation MKQEPPQSTSVILGIDPGTKISGYGLIRVQGHAFVPVDYGCIRPPSQAKLSERYLIIYDSIEQLIERYRPTALVVETQYVHKNVQSAIKLGMARGVAIVAAKKRGLPIFEYAPTQAKRAVVGTGKASKYQVQGMVQRLLNLADPPQPEDAADALALALCHAQSASFRLLDNEI, via the coding sequence ATGAAGCAAGAGCCTCCGCAATCGACATCTGTTATTTTAGGAATAGATCCCGGTACAAAAATAAGCGGCTATGGGTTGATTCGCGTGCAAGGTCATGCATTTGTCCCTGTGGATTACGGCTGTATTCGTCCCCCTTCGCAAGCTAAATTGTCCGAGCGCTATTTGATCATTTATGATAGTATAGAGCAGCTGATTGAGCGATACCGTCCGACTGCTTTAGTTGTGGAAACCCAATATGTTCATAAAAATGTGCAAAGCGCCATTAAATTGGGAATGGCTCGAGGCGTGGCCATCGTAGCGGCCAAAAAAAGAGGGCTGCCTATTTTTGAATATGCGCCCACACAAGCCAAACGCGCTGTTGTCGGAACAGGCAAAGCTAGCAAATATCAAGTACAAGGAATGGTGCAGCGTTTGCTTAACCTTGCCGATCCCCCTCAGCCAGAAGATGCGGCCGATGCATTGGCTTTGGCTCTCTGTCATGCTCAGTCTGCTTCTTTTCGCTTGCTGGACAATGAAATTTGA
- the waaF gene encoding lipopolysaccharide heptosyltransferase II, with protein MAPLKSFFSFPPHNIIVRMPNWLGDLVMATPVLADLRRHWPETKITAMCQGALGSVLQEDPHLDEILNFKRPSGWLHRQEHGDILTPLQQGHYDLGILLTNSLSSAWWFWRGHVQNRIGYATHWRSWLLDYPIPLPPELDRQHLVLTYKKLLEPLGIPLSSTSPKLYITKQEQLSIQEWLAKYNVQKDDILIGINPGAAYGSAKCWLPDRFKSLSQKLLENPHIKILFFGDKAGAPLVNDICLDLPERAINLAGKTTLRELMAFIQACHIFLTNDSGPMHIASALGVPLLALFGSTSDVATGPYQGGKVLHKRVPCSPCYRRECPIDFRCMTRIEVQEVYEELQQLIYGHSARE; from the coding sequence ATGGCTCCTTTAAAGTCTTTTTTTTCTTTTCCGCCGCACAATATTATCGTTAGAATGCCCAATTGGCTAGGCGATCTTGTCATGGCCACCCCAGTCTTAGCTGATCTGCGCCGCCATTGGCCGGAAACAAAAATAACGGCAATGTGCCAAGGAGCCTTAGGCAGCGTCCTTCAAGAAGACCCGCATCTAGACGAGATACTGAATTTTAAGCGGCCTAGCGGCTGGCTTCATCGCCAAGAGCATGGAGACATCCTTACACCTCTGCAGCAAGGCCATTACGACCTAGGCATTCTGCTCACCAACTCCCTCTCCTCTGCCTGGTGGTTTTGGAGAGGACATGTTCAAAACCGCATCGGCTATGCCACTCATTGGCGCAGCTGGCTGCTCGATTATCCCATTCCCCTTCCTCCGGAATTAGATCGGCAGCATCTTGTCCTGACCTATAAAAAATTGTTGGAACCGTTGGGAATTCCCCTGTCTTCTACGTCCCCTAAACTTTATATCACAAAGCAAGAACAATTATCCATTCAAGAATGGCTAGCCAAATACAATGTTCAAAAAGACGACATTCTCATCGGAATAAATCCCGGCGCTGCTTATGGATCCGCCAAATGCTGGCTACCTGATCGGTTTAAAAGCCTTAGTCAAAAATTATTAGAAAATCCGCACATTAAAATCTTATTTTTTGGGGATAAAGCAGGCGCTCCGCTTGTCAATGATATTTGCTTAGATCTACCCGAACGCGCTATCAATCTGGCCGGAAAAACCACGCTCCGAGAGCTCATGGCATTCATCCAAGCTTGCCATATTTTTCTGACTAATGACAGCGGCCCTATGCATATCGCCTCTGCTTTAGGAGTTCCTCTTTTGGCTCTATTTGGTTCGACAAGCGACGTCGCCACCGGACCTTATCAAGGAGGAAAAGTCCTTCACAAACGCGTTCCATGCTCTCCATGCTATCGCAGAGAATGCCCAATTGATTTTCGATGCATGACCCGCATTGAAGTGCAAGAAGTCTACGAAGAGCTACAGCAACTCATTTATGGCCACTCAGCTCGAGAGTGA